One stretch of Bombus terrestris chromosome 5, iyBomTerr1.2, whole genome shotgun sequence DNA includes these proteins:
- the LOC100642565 gene encoding uncharacterized protein LOC100642565 isoform X4: MNGNHEMSVPPTNEQPGFEMEMTPLEDNSLKVSPVQNVARQDSGVPEDLASPLVEADKPLHEDDMDSTINSDCNITVIHVTESSEATKPDATLNNERKDYTGEGKDSKDGSDSGVEGCATEVPRVRSRNSIDYASSCGGLDEASCDSSLVSCCSVYEDPCATLPDDVRLTNGGEGTSEGGSESSSIAGSVSARANRTNAKRTVAVSNTSKKKTTTTETQKNTRVKPTPLSTNYSATPARSKPRTATPRGILCKTQPTTRDRARSREKSAVKENSNDNTANNSRATTTFRSGLNSMPPRTRTRPIPDSLPSVLTTEINKDLAQRGRGQSGSCRSRGGSSTRGARTPSSTPSEEIRKPLSTPRVPYTGRAEASKASRPDKMTTSTDNKALDTYATLPRRNRNKISIAKVSEKTDRTTRSRPGSRDASLSRQQIEKKTTAKDSSGHKSLPPYPRHKTVEKTRIYHEISVQTGLTGHDIENALSGVPSAVTGPEVVERLHEQCQTEGTWEDMHTMQTDLKRLNEETSQQKEENEKLKSEIVEVKRLLEEEQADHAFARQELDRNAQRVLAMLGTPQSEHAEGSDSFLELECHLQSSGQVVANQQLEIADLQSLCRMLSRDLEKSLAAQKALLQQQQELEAESAEMQDFLQEEKATLADALKEAETELAKKEELLTKRELELERQTEECKHLVRISEQRRQENLSMSMKLNAVERRSRELLLTQGAAVSGAAVALSGLGTRLEGLVDQLITSYSISVKDLEDVIYHNEAYSRSNSSIESSPVSSKHSLKECTPSPKSGSFVSAVIGAIRNAATHPFATKNTDKKSTLESAKQMYKELSMESSSDLLDFETEPCLMMESVLEDVPLPDTYSHNMVSSSDSLRRALSFPETVDESNLKKTRTNEECSSLTNLTQAILHRRKVENEEDDDCDSISESDTGTNEGPLASDYCPAVGLVDQVIDVDNLVTKLLKVLRIIQLDNDTCIQELKEEKSELETKLEVTVTELEELRKIVDSLHQSDEILSNTSDRRRSVMENCRLLIKEAGKEELKFDEPAVANNSGGATNCEDLNANAAAQPSS, from the exons AATGGCAACCACGAAATGAGCGTGCCACCGACGAACGAGCAACCAGGCTTCGAGATGGAGATGACGCCGCTCGAGGACAACAGTCTGAAAGTTTCGCCAGTACAGAATGTGGCGAGGCAAGACTCTGGAGTCCCGGAGGATCTCGCCTCGCCGTTGGTCGAAGCCGATAAGCCTTTGCACGAGGATGATATGGACTCTACGATAAACAGCGACTGCAACATCACCGTGATCCACGTGACCGAATCTTCCGAGGCAACTAAGCCAGATGCAACTCTGAACAACGAGAGGAAGGATTATACGGGCGAAGGGAAGGACAGCAAAGACGGAAGCGACAGTGGAGTGGAGGGGTGCGCCACCGAAGTGCCAAGG GTACGAAGTCGAAACAGCATAGATTATGCGAGCAGCTGCGGCGGCCTCGACGAGGCGTCCTGCGATTCCAGTCTAGTCAGTTGTTGCTCCGTCTACGAGGACCCATGCGCGACATTGCCCGACGACGTGAGGTTGACCAACGGTGGAGAAGGTACCAGCGAAGGTGGTAGCGAAAGTTCCTCCATAGCAGGCAGCGTTTCCGCCAGGGCAAATCGAACGAACGCCAAGAGAACCGTAGCCGTGTCTAACACTAGTAAAAAGAAAACCACTACGACCGAGACTCAAAAGAACACCAGGGTAAAGCCAACGCCATTAAGCACCAATTATTCGGCGACTCCAGCACGTTCCAAGCCGCGTACCGCGACTCCGAGAGGCATCCTGTGCAAAACACAGCCAACGACGAGGGACAGGGCCCGGTCCCGGGAGAAATCTGCCGTCAAAGAGAATAGTAACGATAACACGGCAAATAACAGTCGAGCGACGACGACATTCCGTTCAGGATTGAATTCAATGCCGCCGCGAACCAGGACGAGGCCCATTCCCGATTCACTGCCATCCGTACTCACCACGGAAATCAACAAGGACCTGGCGCAGCGTGGCCGAGGTCAAAGCGGTAGCTGCAGATCCAGAGGTGGGTCCAGCACACGCGGTGCACGCACGCCGAGTTCAACGCCGTCCGAAGAGATTCGAAAACCTCTGTCCACCCCTAGGGTACCTTATACAGGTCGTGCCGAAGCTTCGAAAGCTTCTAGACCGGATAAGATGACCACAAGTACGGATAACAAGGCGCTGGATACGTACGCCACGTTACCTAGAAGGAACAGGAATAAAATAAGTATCGCTAAAGTCAGCGAAAAGACGGACAGGACTACGAGAAGTAGACCTGGAAGTAGAGACGCGAGCCTGAGTAGACAACAGATCGAAAAGAAGACCACAGCCAAAGATTCTTCGGGGCACAAGAGTCTGCCGCCATACCCTAGGCACAAGACCGTGGAGAAGACGCGTATTTACCACGAGATCAGCGTGCAAACTGGTCTGACCGGTCACGATATTGAGAACGCTTTGTCCGGGGTGCCGAGCGCTGTCACTGGCCCGGAAGTGGTGGAGAGACTGCACGAACAATGTCAAACGGAGGGCACGTGGGAGGACATGCACACGATGCAGACCGACTTGAAAAGGTTAAACGAAGAAACGTCGCAGCAAAAAGAGGAGAACGAGAAGTTAAAGTCTGAGATCGTGGAAGTGAAGCGTCTTCTTGAGGAAGAGCAAGCGGATCACGCGTTTGCGCGACAAGAATTGGATAGAAACGCGCAACGGGTACTGGCGATGCTTGGCACGCCGCAATCGGAACATGCAG AAGGCAGCGACAGCTTCCTAGAGCTGGAGTGTCATTTGCAATCTTCTGGTCAAGTAGTTGCTAATCAACAATTGGAGATAGCGGATTTACAGTCTCTGTGCCGTATGTTAAGTAGG GATTTGGAGAAAAGCTTGGCTGCCCAGAAGGCATTGTTACAACAGCAACAGGAGCTGGAAGCTGAGTCGGCAGAGATGCAAGATTTCCTCCAAGAAGAGAAAGCTACTTTGGCGGACGCTTTAAAAGAGGCGGAAACAGAG CTTGCGAAAAAGGAGGAACTGTTAACGAAACGCGAGTTGGAATTAGAGAGGCAAACGGAGGAATGCAAACATTTAGTGCGAATCAGCGAACAACGAAG GCAAGAAAATTTATCTATGAGCATGAAATTAAATGCAGTCGAACGACGAAGCAGGGAACTCTTACTTACACAAGGCGCCGCCGTTTCCGGAGCTGCGGTTGCGCTCTCCGGTCTTGGAACTAGGCTAGAGGGATTAGTAGACCAGCTGATAACATCCTATAGTATCTCAGTAAAAGACCTTGAA GATGTGATATATCACAATGAAGCATACAGTAGAAGCAATAGTAGCATTGAATCGAGTCCTGTTAGCTCTAAACATAGCCTGAAAGAGTGTACACCTAGTCCAAAAAGCGGTTCCTTCGTTTCCGCGGTAATTGGAGCAATCCGGAACGCGGCGACGCATCCTTTTGCAACGAAAAACACCGATAAAAAATCTACCTTAGAATCAGCCAAAcaaatgtataaag AATTGAGCATGGAATCATCGTCCGACTTGCTCGATTTCGAAACCGAGCCATGCCTGATGATGGAAAGCGTGTTAGAGGATGTTCCCCTGCCCGATACATACTCGCATAACATGGTATCGAGTAGCGACTCGCTTCGCAGAGCTTTGAGTTTTCCGGAAACTGTGGACGagagtaatttgaaaaagaCGCGCACCAACGAGGAGTGTTCGAGTCTTACGAATCTCACGCAAGCTATTTTACATCGTCGTAAG GTTGAAAACGAGGAAGACGATGATTGTGACTCTATCAGTGAGTCAGACACCGGCACCAACGAAGGCCCATTGGCTTCGGATTATTGTCCCGCTGTTGGTCTTGTAGATCAAGTAATCGATGTAGATAACCTCGTCacgaaattattaaaagtattacGAATAATACAGCTCGATAACGACACGTGCATTCAGGAGCTGAAAGAAGAgaa ATCCGAGTTAGAAACGAAATTGGAGGTAACTGTAACGGAATTAGAGGAATTGCGTAAAATCGTGGACAGCCTGCATCAATCGGACGAAATTCTCAGCAACACTTCGGACAGAAGGCGTAGCGTGATGGAGAATTGTCGTCTACTGATCAAAGAG GCGGGTAAGGAGGAATTAAAATTTGACGAGCCCGCAGTTGCTAATAATAGCGGAGGAGCTACGAACTGCGAAGATCTCAACGCGAACGCAGCGGCTCAACCATCTTCCTAA
- the LOC100642565 gene encoding uncharacterized protein LOC100642565 isoform X7 codes for MTTTERIASYSLAPRIFSFFKNGNHEMSVPPTNEQPGFEMEMTPLEDNSLKVSPVQNVARQDSGVPEDLASPLVEADKPLHEDDMDSTINSDCNITVIHVTESSEATKPDATLNNERKDYTGEGKDSKDGSDSGVEGCATEVPRVRSRNSIDYASSCGGLDEASCDSSLVSCCSVYEDPCATLPDDVRLTNGGEGTSEGGSESSSIAGSVSARANRTNAKRTVAVSNTSKKKTTTTETQKNTRVKPTPLSTNYSATPARSKPRTATPRGILCKTQPTTRDRARSREKSAVKENSNDNTANNSRATTTFRSGLNSMPPRTRTRPIPDSLPSVLTTEINKDLAQRGRGQSGSCRSRGGSSTRGARTPSSTPSEEIRKPLSTPRVPYTGRAEASKASRPDKMTTSTDNKALDTYATLPRRNRNKISIAKVSEKTDRTTRSRPGSRDASLSRQQIEKKTTAKDSSGHKSLPPYPRHKTVEKTRIYHEISVQTGLTGHDIENALSGVPSAVTGPEVVERLHEQCQTEGTWEDMHTMQTDLKRLNEETSQQKEENEKLKSEIVEVKRLLEEEQADHAFARQELDRNAQRVLAMLGTPQSEHAEGSDSFLELECHLQSSGQVVANQQLEIADLQSLCRMLSRDLEKSLAAQKALLQQQQELEAESAEMQDFLQEEKATLADALKEAETELAKKEELLTKRELELERQTEECKHLVRISEQRRQENLSMSMKLNAVERRSRELLLTQGAAVSGAAVALSGLGTRLEGLVDQLITSYSISVKDLEDVIYHNEAYSRSNSSIESSPVSSKHSLKECTPSPKSGSFVSAVIGAIRNAATHPFATKNTDKKSTLESAKQMYKELSMESSSDLLDFETEPCLMMESVLEDVPLPDTYSHNMVSSSDSLRRALSFPETVDESNLKKTRTNEECSSLTNLTQAILHRRKVENEEDDDCDSISESDTGTNEGPLASDYCPAVGLVDQVIDVDNLVTKLLKVLRIIQLDNDTCIQELKEENDLQIRVRNEIGGNCNGIRGIA; via the exons AATGGCAACCACGAAATGAGCGTGCCACCGACGAACGAGCAACCAGGCTTCGAGATGGAGATGACGCCGCTCGAGGACAACAGTCTGAAAGTTTCGCCAGTACAGAATGTGGCGAGGCAAGACTCTGGAGTCCCGGAGGATCTCGCCTCGCCGTTGGTCGAAGCCGATAAGCCTTTGCACGAGGATGATATGGACTCTACGATAAACAGCGACTGCAACATCACCGTGATCCACGTGACCGAATCTTCCGAGGCAACTAAGCCAGATGCAACTCTGAACAACGAGAGGAAGGATTATACGGGCGAAGGGAAGGACAGCAAAGACGGAAGCGACAGTGGAGTGGAGGGGTGCGCCACCGAAGTGCCAAGG GTACGAAGTCGAAACAGCATAGATTATGCGAGCAGCTGCGGCGGCCTCGACGAGGCGTCCTGCGATTCCAGTCTAGTCAGTTGTTGCTCCGTCTACGAGGACCCATGCGCGACATTGCCCGACGACGTGAGGTTGACCAACGGTGGAGAAGGTACCAGCGAAGGTGGTAGCGAAAGTTCCTCCATAGCAGGCAGCGTTTCCGCCAGGGCAAATCGAACGAACGCCAAGAGAACCGTAGCCGTGTCTAACACTAGTAAAAAGAAAACCACTACGACCGAGACTCAAAAGAACACCAGGGTAAAGCCAACGCCATTAAGCACCAATTATTCGGCGACTCCAGCACGTTCCAAGCCGCGTACCGCGACTCCGAGAGGCATCCTGTGCAAAACACAGCCAACGACGAGGGACAGGGCCCGGTCCCGGGAGAAATCTGCCGTCAAAGAGAATAGTAACGATAACACGGCAAATAACAGTCGAGCGACGACGACATTCCGTTCAGGATTGAATTCAATGCCGCCGCGAACCAGGACGAGGCCCATTCCCGATTCACTGCCATCCGTACTCACCACGGAAATCAACAAGGACCTGGCGCAGCGTGGCCGAGGTCAAAGCGGTAGCTGCAGATCCAGAGGTGGGTCCAGCACACGCGGTGCACGCACGCCGAGTTCAACGCCGTCCGAAGAGATTCGAAAACCTCTGTCCACCCCTAGGGTACCTTATACAGGTCGTGCCGAAGCTTCGAAAGCTTCTAGACCGGATAAGATGACCACAAGTACGGATAACAAGGCGCTGGATACGTACGCCACGTTACCTAGAAGGAACAGGAATAAAATAAGTATCGCTAAAGTCAGCGAAAAGACGGACAGGACTACGAGAAGTAGACCTGGAAGTAGAGACGCGAGCCTGAGTAGACAACAGATCGAAAAGAAGACCACAGCCAAAGATTCTTCGGGGCACAAGAGTCTGCCGCCATACCCTAGGCACAAGACCGTGGAGAAGACGCGTATTTACCACGAGATCAGCGTGCAAACTGGTCTGACCGGTCACGATATTGAGAACGCTTTGTCCGGGGTGCCGAGCGCTGTCACTGGCCCGGAAGTGGTGGAGAGACTGCACGAACAATGTCAAACGGAGGGCACGTGGGAGGACATGCACACGATGCAGACCGACTTGAAAAGGTTAAACGAAGAAACGTCGCAGCAAAAAGAGGAGAACGAGAAGTTAAAGTCTGAGATCGTGGAAGTGAAGCGTCTTCTTGAGGAAGAGCAAGCGGATCACGCGTTTGCGCGACAAGAATTGGATAGAAACGCGCAACGGGTACTGGCGATGCTTGGCACGCCGCAATCGGAACATGCAG AAGGCAGCGACAGCTTCCTAGAGCTGGAGTGTCATTTGCAATCTTCTGGTCAAGTAGTTGCTAATCAACAATTGGAGATAGCGGATTTACAGTCTCTGTGCCGTATGTTAAGTAGG GATTTGGAGAAAAGCTTGGCTGCCCAGAAGGCATTGTTACAACAGCAACAGGAGCTGGAAGCTGAGTCGGCAGAGATGCAAGATTTCCTCCAAGAAGAGAAAGCTACTTTGGCGGACGCTTTAAAAGAGGCGGAAACAGAG CTTGCGAAAAAGGAGGAACTGTTAACGAAACGCGAGTTGGAATTAGAGAGGCAAACGGAGGAATGCAAACATTTAGTGCGAATCAGCGAACAACGAAG GCAAGAAAATTTATCTATGAGCATGAAATTAAATGCAGTCGAACGACGAAGCAGGGAACTCTTACTTACACAAGGCGCCGCCGTTTCCGGAGCTGCGGTTGCGCTCTCCGGTCTTGGAACTAGGCTAGAGGGATTAGTAGACCAGCTGATAACATCCTATAGTATCTCAGTAAAAGACCTTGAA GATGTGATATATCACAATGAAGCATACAGTAGAAGCAATAGTAGCATTGAATCGAGTCCTGTTAGCTCTAAACATAGCCTGAAAGAGTGTACACCTAGTCCAAAAAGCGGTTCCTTCGTTTCCGCGGTAATTGGAGCAATCCGGAACGCGGCGACGCATCCTTTTGCAACGAAAAACACCGATAAAAAATCTACCTTAGAATCAGCCAAAcaaatgtataaag AATTGAGCATGGAATCATCGTCCGACTTGCTCGATTTCGAAACCGAGCCATGCCTGATGATGGAAAGCGTGTTAGAGGATGTTCCCCTGCCCGATACATACTCGCATAACATGGTATCGAGTAGCGACTCGCTTCGCAGAGCTTTGAGTTTTCCGGAAACTGTGGACGagagtaatttgaaaaagaCGCGCACCAACGAGGAGTGTTCGAGTCTTACGAATCTCACGCAAGCTATTTTACATCGTCGTAAG GTTGAAAACGAGGAAGACGATGATTGTGACTCTATCAGTGAGTCAGACACCGGCACCAACGAAGGCCCATTGGCTTCGGATTATTGTCCCGCTGTTGGTCTTGTAGATCAAGTAATCGATGTAGATAACCTCGTCacgaaattattaaaagtattacGAATAATACAGCTCGATAACGACACGTGCATTCAGGAGCTGAAAGAAGAgaa TGATTTGCAGATCCGAGTTAGAAACGAAATTGGAGGTAACTGTAACGGAATTAGAGGAATTGCGTAA
- the LOC100642565 gene encoding uncharacterized protein LOC100642565 isoform X1 — MTTTERIASYSLAPRIFSFFKNGNHEMSVPPTNEQPGFEMEMTPLEDNSLKVSPVQNVARQDSGVPEDLASPLVEADKPLHEDDMDSTINSDCNITVIHVTESSEATKPDATLNNERKDYTGEGKDSKDGSDSGVEGCATEVPRVRSRNSIDYASSCGGLDEASCDSSLVSCCSVYEDPCATLPDDVRLTNGGEGTSEGGSESSSIAGSVSARANRTNAKRTVAVSNTSKKKTTTTETQKNTRVKPTPLSTNYSATPARSKPRTATPRGILCKTQPTTRDRARSREKSAVKENSNDNTANNSRATTTFRSGLNSMPPRTRTRPIPDSLPSVLTTEINKDLAQRGRGQSGSCRSRGGSSTRGARTPSSTPSEEIRKPLSTPRVPYTGRAEASKASRPDKMTTSTDNKALDTYATLPRRNRNKISIAKVSEKTDRTTRSRPGSRDASLSRQQIEKKTTAKDSSGHKSLPPYPRHKTVEKTRIYHEISVQTGLTGHDIENALSGVPSAVTGPEVVERLHEQCQTEGTWEDMHTMQTDLKRLNEETSQQKEENEKLKSEIVEVKRLLEEEQADHAFARQELDRNAQRVLAMLGTPQSEHAEGSDSFLELECHLQSSGQVVANQQLEIADLQSLCRMLSRDLEKSLAAQKALLQQQQELEAESAEMQDFLQEEKATLADALKEAETELAKKEELLTKRELELERQTEECKHLVRISEQRRQENLSMSMKLNAVERRSRELLLTQGAAVSGAAVALSGLGTRLEGLVDQLITSYSISVKDLEDVIYHNEAYSRSNSSIESSPVSSKHSLKECTPSPKSGSFVSAVIGAIRNAATHPFATKNTDKKSTLESAKQMYKELSMESSSDLLDFETEPCLMMESVLEDVPLPDTYSHNMVSSSDSLRRALSFPETVDESNLKKTRTNEECSSLTNLTQAILHRRKVENEEDDDCDSISESDTGTNEGPLASDYCPAVGLVDQVIDVDNLVTKLLKVLRIIQLDNDTCIQELKEEKSELETKLEVTVTELEELRKIVDSLHQSDEILSNTSDRRRSVMENCRLLIKEAGKEELKFDEPAVANNSGGATNCEDLNANAAAQPSS; from the exons AATGGCAACCACGAAATGAGCGTGCCACCGACGAACGAGCAACCAGGCTTCGAGATGGAGATGACGCCGCTCGAGGACAACAGTCTGAAAGTTTCGCCAGTACAGAATGTGGCGAGGCAAGACTCTGGAGTCCCGGAGGATCTCGCCTCGCCGTTGGTCGAAGCCGATAAGCCTTTGCACGAGGATGATATGGACTCTACGATAAACAGCGACTGCAACATCACCGTGATCCACGTGACCGAATCTTCCGAGGCAACTAAGCCAGATGCAACTCTGAACAACGAGAGGAAGGATTATACGGGCGAAGGGAAGGACAGCAAAGACGGAAGCGACAGTGGAGTGGAGGGGTGCGCCACCGAAGTGCCAAGG GTACGAAGTCGAAACAGCATAGATTATGCGAGCAGCTGCGGCGGCCTCGACGAGGCGTCCTGCGATTCCAGTCTAGTCAGTTGTTGCTCCGTCTACGAGGACCCATGCGCGACATTGCCCGACGACGTGAGGTTGACCAACGGTGGAGAAGGTACCAGCGAAGGTGGTAGCGAAAGTTCCTCCATAGCAGGCAGCGTTTCCGCCAGGGCAAATCGAACGAACGCCAAGAGAACCGTAGCCGTGTCTAACACTAGTAAAAAGAAAACCACTACGACCGAGACTCAAAAGAACACCAGGGTAAAGCCAACGCCATTAAGCACCAATTATTCGGCGACTCCAGCACGTTCCAAGCCGCGTACCGCGACTCCGAGAGGCATCCTGTGCAAAACACAGCCAACGACGAGGGACAGGGCCCGGTCCCGGGAGAAATCTGCCGTCAAAGAGAATAGTAACGATAACACGGCAAATAACAGTCGAGCGACGACGACATTCCGTTCAGGATTGAATTCAATGCCGCCGCGAACCAGGACGAGGCCCATTCCCGATTCACTGCCATCCGTACTCACCACGGAAATCAACAAGGACCTGGCGCAGCGTGGCCGAGGTCAAAGCGGTAGCTGCAGATCCAGAGGTGGGTCCAGCACACGCGGTGCACGCACGCCGAGTTCAACGCCGTCCGAAGAGATTCGAAAACCTCTGTCCACCCCTAGGGTACCTTATACAGGTCGTGCCGAAGCTTCGAAAGCTTCTAGACCGGATAAGATGACCACAAGTACGGATAACAAGGCGCTGGATACGTACGCCACGTTACCTAGAAGGAACAGGAATAAAATAAGTATCGCTAAAGTCAGCGAAAAGACGGACAGGACTACGAGAAGTAGACCTGGAAGTAGAGACGCGAGCCTGAGTAGACAACAGATCGAAAAGAAGACCACAGCCAAAGATTCTTCGGGGCACAAGAGTCTGCCGCCATACCCTAGGCACAAGACCGTGGAGAAGACGCGTATTTACCACGAGATCAGCGTGCAAACTGGTCTGACCGGTCACGATATTGAGAACGCTTTGTCCGGGGTGCCGAGCGCTGTCACTGGCCCGGAAGTGGTGGAGAGACTGCACGAACAATGTCAAACGGAGGGCACGTGGGAGGACATGCACACGATGCAGACCGACTTGAAAAGGTTAAACGAAGAAACGTCGCAGCAAAAAGAGGAGAACGAGAAGTTAAAGTCTGAGATCGTGGAAGTGAAGCGTCTTCTTGAGGAAGAGCAAGCGGATCACGCGTTTGCGCGACAAGAATTGGATAGAAACGCGCAACGGGTACTGGCGATGCTTGGCACGCCGCAATCGGAACATGCAG AAGGCAGCGACAGCTTCCTAGAGCTGGAGTGTCATTTGCAATCTTCTGGTCAAGTAGTTGCTAATCAACAATTGGAGATAGCGGATTTACAGTCTCTGTGCCGTATGTTAAGTAGG GATTTGGAGAAAAGCTTGGCTGCCCAGAAGGCATTGTTACAACAGCAACAGGAGCTGGAAGCTGAGTCGGCAGAGATGCAAGATTTCCTCCAAGAAGAGAAAGCTACTTTGGCGGACGCTTTAAAAGAGGCGGAAACAGAG CTTGCGAAAAAGGAGGAACTGTTAACGAAACGCGAGTTGGAATTAGAGAGGCAAACGGAGGAATGCAAACATTTAGTGCGAATCAGCGAACAACGAAG GCAAGAAAATTTATCTATGAGCATGAAATTAAATGCAGTCGAACGACGAAGCAGGGAACTCTTACTTACACAAGGCGCCGCCGTTTCCGGAGCTGCGGTTGCGCTCTCCGGTCTTGGAACTAGGCTAGAGGGATTAGTAGACCAGCTGATAACATCCTATAGTATCTCAGTAAAAGACCTTGAA GATGTGATATATCACAATGAAGCATACAGTAGAAGCAATAGTAGCATTGAATCGAGTCCTGTTAGCTCTAAACATAGCCTGAAAGAGTGTACACCTAGTCCAAAAAGCGGTTCCTTCGTTTCCGCGGTAATTGGAGCAATCCGGAACGCGGCGACGCATCCTTTTGCAACGAAAAACACCGATAAAAAATCTACCTTAGAATCAGCCAAAcaaatgtataaag AATTGAGCATGGAATCATCGTCCGACTTGCTCGATTTCGAAACCGAGCCATGCCTGATGATGGAAAGCGTGTTAGAGGATGTTCCCCTGCCCGATACATACTCGCATAACATGGTATCGAGTAGCGACTCGCTTCGCAGAGCTTTGAGTTTTCCGGAAACTGTGGACGagagtaatttgaaaaagaCGCGCACCAACGAGGAGTGTTCGAGTCTTACGAATCTCACGCAAGCTATTTTACATCGTCGTAAG GTTGAAAACGAGGAAGACGATGATTGTGACTCTATCAGTGAGTCAGACACCGGCACCAACGAAGGCCCATTGGCTTCGGATTATTGTCCCGCTGTTGGTCTTGTAGATCAAGTAATCGATGTAGATAACCTCGTCacgaaattattaaaagtattacGAATAATACAGCTCGATAACGACACGTGCATTCAGGAGCTGAAAGAAGAgaa ATCCGAGTTAGAAACGAAATTGGAGGTAACTGTAACGGAATTAGAGGAATTGCGTAAAATCGTGGACAGCCTGCATCAATCGGACGAAATTCTCAGCAACACTTCGGACAGAAGGCGTAGCGTGATGGAGAATTGTCGTCTACTGATCAAAGAG GCGGGTAAGGAGGAATTAAAATTTGACGAGCCCGCAGTTGCTAATAATAGCGGAGGAGCTACGAACTGCGAAGATCTCAACGCGAACGCAGCGGCTCAACCATCTTCCTAA